The Neurospora crassa OR74A linkage group I, whole genome shotgun sequence genome segment GCCCCCCGTGGGCTCCTGACTTCCCTCTACCTCTCCAAGCGTCGATCCGCGATGTGGTGGATTTAGTCGACTCCGAACCCTCTCTTCCCCCTCCAGGCTGGCAAACTGCGCTGACTCTCCTTCGTCCCTGGTTTCACGAAGCGCCGTGGAGATTAGAGCCCGCGACCAATGTTCCCGGTCACATTGTCGGACGAGAAGAGCTTGTGTTGTGGATTGATGATGCTGTGGATGTTCTGATCAGGCGCAACAGGACACTTTTGCAGTTTATCAACTTTGATATCCGTCAGCAAATGGCTGTTGCACCAGACGCGCCTCGGCCGTGAGACACGGGTTGAGAAGCGAAGCCAAGCAGCCTGGAATGTGGATTGAGGAGTCCATCAAGATAATGATGACGGTCGGAAGCAGTATTAACTGTATGACATCGCAACTTGGACCTGTTGTACCTGTAACTATTACAAGTGTTATAACATGAGCTCTTCTCGCTTAGGACAGTTAGCCATAGTGTTGGACCTTTAGCCAGGGTTTTGGTCAACGAGGTCCTTTACCTTGTCCTTAACTATGTAAAGAATGGGAACTCGAACATCGGTACCGGAGTGTACCGATGTGGCGGTGTTATAGACACTTGTTTTTCTGATATTCAAGCTGAAGAGACATAATGGATCGCAACCACTCTCACGCAACATATCCATCCGATATCTAGtagccagactagtagttgggtcggtgacgaccagcgaatccctggtgttgtatgtttttttcttttcgggttttttttttgtactTTTTCGCCTTGGCTCCATCACTTCTTTTTCGTTCTCGTTTTGTAGTCTCAGATGTGTCCTGTCTGGTCGTGTTCCCTTTTGTTTTCTCTCGTGGTGGATATATGGGGGCTGTTACGATGTTGGAGGGAGTTGCGGATCTTGGCTTTGCATGATGTGCCTTAACGCAGGATTCTTGTGATGATGGAGTTTATCCAAATGTTGTTAAAATGCTAGAAACAAAGGCAAAATCTTTTCTCAAGAGAATTGTACCTGTTTGTGCTACTGAAAGATAAGACACTGGAGGATAATCACGCTTACGAATGACCTCTTTCAACGCGGCATGAACAACTGATTTGAAAACTCCATCTCCGGCATCTAGTCATCGATCTGGTAAACCACGGCGAGGTAATTCAAAAGGCTGGAAATAGGCTGATTGGAGACTGTGGGTGTCGGACGGCGCGTTGTCACGGGGTCTGCAGTACTGATCCAGAATCCCGGAAACCGGGCATTGTGGACATGGAGACTAGGAGAATCAAAGGGATGCTGcgagtaagtaggtagttagCGGATCTGTATCACACTTCAGTTAAGAACCTGGTTCTTTGTTTTTGCTCAGGCATTTGCCTACCGAATCATAAGTATCAGGAGAAGATCAACTTGTCCAGAGCCAGCAAGCCACAAGCCAAAGTCAAGTCAGTCACCTTGCCTCCTTTCGTTCGCTCAGTCTAAAAACACAATGTAACAGCAACACTTGTCCCTTCGGAAATACCTTCCCACGTTGCATTTCCTGCGGCGCATGTCGATGAGTCTTGGGTGCACATGCAGGACGTTGGATATCGAAAACTCGAGAGAACGCCGTAGATAAGCAGAGAAAGCTGCAGAGCACTTTGTGATGTGCCTCCATGCTTCGTGAGCTGGCCCTCAGGCCCTCTTGCGGCTCTTCCTGCGTTACTCTCATCCAAGTTCGCCCCCAACACTATCGTAGTGACTCAGAGCACTGGGTTTTAGGTTCCCTGGAAATCAGGCATAAGCTGTAAGTATACTGCCTTGATATGTGCATGATATGCGTACAAAAAAACAAGTGGGGGAGATGGGTTGCCACGCTAGAGGAATAATGTAAACTCGAGCCAGAGGGTGGCGATATTCCAAAAATCACCGTCTTGCATACAATTTCTGGTGGGCATAAATGTTGCATGCCGGACTTTCATGGAACATCAAATATTGTGCCCCCGAGCCTGTACGGTACATCACCCACTGCATCCGATCGGCCGTGTCGTGTTCATGTACCACTTTAATCACCGGAGCCACGGAGCCGGAATACCGTAACTCGGGATGCTGAAATCCGGAGGATGGGTTATGGGCAACATTCTAGTCCCATATGCTTGGGCATGATTAGCCTCTTTCTGGACGTCTGTGAATGTCTTTTTCCGAAAGATTTCCCTGCGTAGATGAATCCTGGAGGGGGCTGAGGCAGAGTCACACATGCCCCCCTTCACGGTCAAAGCATTTTGTCTCGAGATGCAGCATcagttttaaaatattcaaTGCCCGCAGCTACCATTCTTTTGCTGCAGTACCGTGGTGCGTCTAGTTTACCCAATTGTCGGGTTTCGTAAGTGATTAAGTCCTGTAAGTATCTAATCAGTGCACGTTGCGTGGTGACGGCTGTCAATATAAATActgatcctcctcctctctgataaccttctttttttttcttcttttttttttctctttttttttgtctcgATTTCTTCTGTATTTCTCATCATTTTCTCTCACAACTCCAAACAGACTTTACTACACACTGTCACGCAAATCTCGTTCTCAGAATCTCGCTATCTAGCAGACCTGACACTCTcaaacaacaagaacaacaacaaaatgTCTCCCCAAGCTGATATCAGCACGTCTGAGTCTCATTCCGGCCAAACGCACACTTCCATCATGACTTCATCACTGTTAAAGGTACTTTATCATTGAGCCAGCTCATGCTCAGGCCAGTTTATGCTGACAATCATCACCCCTTCACAGACCAACAACGATGGCATCCGACCCATCCGCAAGGAAACCACTCTATGGCCTGAAGTGAAGCAATACCTGCTCTCTCGCACCAAATCATCAAGAGACCCTAACACCGTCATCCCGCGCCCCATGTGCGCCCTCTGTGATGAAGCAGAGCTCGACATCGCCGGAATGCCGGCCACCGACCTCAACCTAGTCCGCTTCGAGGCCGTTCTCTTGCCCTGCGGACACATGTTCTGCATCCCTTGCTTCAATGAATACCAGGAAAATTTGCCGGACGCCAGCCCCTACGATGCCGCCGTCTACAACCCCGTCTGCGGCCGCCGCCAGCTCGCGCGCGAGTACAAGTGCCCCGTGTGTCGTGCCGATATGCACCATAGGAAGTGCGGGTGCGAGGTGGGCGCTTGGggccttccttcttctgaACTTCTCGATGGTGGCGTCGCCAAGTCCGGAGGACAGTGGGTGTCTCCGATGCTGCACCCTGGAGAGGTAACACAGGATGAGGTCGAGGCACTGGAGTGCGTTGATCATAACCCTGCCGTGATGGATACGAAAACTCGCCAGAAGCTTGTGAAGCTGGTGAACGTCGTGCCAGCTACCCTGCCGGAGTGGGAGGCTGCTGTTGCCTCCATGGACGTcgatgaagacgacgaaactgacgacgaagacgaaactgacgacgaagacgaaacTGACGACGAAACTGACGACGAAcacgaagatgaagacgaagacgaagaagattgtAGCAGCAACAGCGATGACGACGCTGAATATCCCCACGATATCGAGATGGCCGACCTTACCAGCGAGGACGAACTAGACTGCGCCATTACGCATCAGGAACAAAGATTCAAGAAACTCAGCAATCGCCCCGTTGGCATTCCCGATAATGCTGACTTGGACCACAAAACCTACCCCATCGCTTTATGGAATCGGGTGGTTGACCCTGTGTGCGACCAATGCCAATACGCCATACTGCGCAGATATTACCGTGCAGAGTCGCCTTTGTTTGAGATAATGCCTGCTTCGTTGAGGCCCAGGTTACAAAGgattgaagaggaggaggaagaggaggagatgtaACCACGTGCGaggtaataaatagaaggatgAAAAGGGTTAGTGCtgatggaaggaagaaagcacgggaaagaaggaaatgcTTTGGTGTTATCTGTGGGTTGATGCACTTTCTTACTGGTTCGCCATTTGGGCCCCTTTGAGAGTTGCTATCACGAGGATATGGGTGTAAACTGTTGATGGTGgatggtggatgatggaCTAGGAAAGACAGGTTTGTTTTTGACGGAAAGTGTATGGATTGGCGCAGATAGACATGGGAAGGCACGAGCCGAACTGAATAAAGTACGAGagccatgatgatgacgctCGGGTTGTTTTTCTGAACCCGTTCTGAACATCGGCTGGGACACGACCAAAGCAAAGCGATTGCGTTAATTtgacagaaaaaaagagggaataTCTTCTCTCTCACAACAGAAACTTGACGTGAGCCTCTCATTAAAGTGATCTGACCTTGATTTTGATGCCATGCTCACCTTGCAGACTGTCTTGCCTCTTGCTCCTTCCCCGATGAGTGATTTTGTTTTGGAGAACGCATAACATGGAGGACCTTAGTCACCATAGAAAGTCCGACCAACACTCTACACCCTCATGCTATTTTGTTTTGTTCATTTCGCCCCGTGATCATGCAACTGTTGAGtgtccctccccccccctctctgCCCGTCATTGCAAGCAAAGCAGTTTCCCAAATATTTCCCAAAACGGACATATGTCCACTTACACGCAACACCCGAGCACCCCCACTTTCTCAGCCCCCACAAAAGTTCATCCCACCACTGTCCTCACCCCACCCTCATGATCCCACTGCatccgaaaaaaaaaaaaaaaaaaaaaaaaaaaaaaaaaaaaaaaagaaaaaaaaaattctctgcgccagccgcgaatcgaacgcggggcccatcgatggcaacgatggatttTACCACTAAACCACTGGCGCTTTGTGTTGTTGGTAAATAATTCAGTGAATGGTggatttatataagaaaaacccaaaaaaaaagacagaaaGAAACCTGGAGTTGCAAACACCAAACAACCCTCGACCGTGGCCGCTACCTAGGTTCAAGGGTCAACAGGATACAATACTCAGCAACAGAAAGGCGGTCCCTGCAGCTATCTATCTAAGTACGTACGTGTGGGTGTGCACGACCTTGGTATTTGGAGAGTAGGTACTGGGGTAGCACTAAGACAAGATCAAAGTATttgaattaaataaatagaagcaGCATAAtgtgtagtagtagtagatcAGCTTATAAAAGGTTCGTAGGTGGTTGAATGATCACAATTTCAGAGGTGCTCGATTCATGTCGTTGTGTACCGACTGGTAGATGTAAAATCGATGGATGTTCAATTTCTCTGTGGACGGGCTTGGAAGCGTATGGTAGTAGGTCCTGCCGCTGGTAGGTGTGTTCGGGATTAGTGTATATGCCTACGTGGAGGAGGTTGATATGTAGATACCTAGTGTTATTGGAACCAGAACCAAGATGGGTATACCTAGATGTACAGAAGGGAAATAAGAGTACAGTACCCGTTCGACTTGACCCTGATCGATGTACGGGATACCAGCAAAGCATTTCTGGGGAACTACAAGGGTAGTTGCCCATGTTATGGCATATCCTGATGCAAAATGCATCTTGACGGGAAACGCTTCATTCGCTGCCTTCCATCCTGTGTGTTGTCCTGCTTTCGATTCCCggttttcttcctcttgaaAAAGTATACGGCTTAAGCCCTTTGCACATATTCTGGCAAGAACTCGGCTTGAGGACTCGGAAccaggacgacgaggacggggaagaaccgccggaagaagaagaggagcaagAACGGGACCGTGATTATGTCCCTACCGAATTGGGCCAGACCGTGCAGCCCGACCATGAAACTGAACAGGCACACACGAGACACAAGCAAGCAATCATCAAGTCTACTCTACAGTCGTCTACTCTAACACCATCTATGCCGTCCGGATGACACCCTTTTAGCTCCTCCTTCAGTCAGACAGCGATAAGCCACCCAGCCAGAATATATGTACCATGGGAGTAAGCGAAGAAACGCCCAAGTAATCTATGTAGAAGTCGATAAAACAAAGCAAGATCTGCCGTAAAGTCGGCAAGATGTAGAATGCAAAGAATGCCACCGGACAATCCGAGAGACCGAGAACGAGAACCCTGCTCAAAAATGATGCAGCGTGAGGACTGAAGCAACCACCCAGCCATAGATGGGCTTCTGAAAGGTATATCCTCCAGTCAGACCTGATCATCATCCGAGTAAATAAAtcacctcttcttccgcttGATGAACGGATCAACAggcgccttcttctttactatcGGCGGCGgtctctgttgttgttgttgttgctgttgcggttgttgttgctgctgctgctggtaaCCTGTACCACTACCACCCAGTCTGCTTGGTCCAGTTGGAGGACCGGGTCGAGAAGGACCAGCAGGCGGTTGTCGCTGTTGCTGATGGCCCGGATACGGAGGCGGAGCTCCTTGTTGAGGACGAGGTTGGTATTgaggaggctgctgaggTTGATAGTCGTActgcggttgctgctgctgctgctgccgagcAGCCGGTGCTCTGGTAGGGGGTGCCAACCCCAGAACTTCCATCGCTGAGGGGTCACTCGGCGCCTGCGGCGGTGGTCTTGGTGGAAGGTTGTTGGTATTGGGGTTGTAACCCCTGGGCCCCTTGGGGGCTCTGCTGGCGATGGGGTCGATGTGTTGCTGTGATAGGGAAAATGTCAGTCAATCTGGGCTCATCAtacgttgctgctgcttgtccCGGTATCGGATACGACGTACCTTCTTGCCAGGTTGatcaccccctcctccctcataCGGCCTCTTCTTTACCCTCGGCGTGAAAGTCGTCTCCTGAATGACCGGCAAGCCTTCCCTGTACTGTGttggctgcggctgctgcgggGCAGGCGAACTTCCGAACCCGTTCCCGGTATGACTTGGAGTATTGCGTCCGGAGGGAGGTCTGGACGAACCCATCGCACTGCTGccgccaacagcagcagccggagGAGAAGACCCCCTAAAGGACGATCGATCCCCCATTTGCACATCGCTATCCTCGTCCTTCACCTCGACCACCTCCCGCTTGATACCGCTTGGCGTACTTTCCCTGGTATTACCAGTGCTAGTAATCGCCAGAGCCTCGAACGCCGCAGCAGACAGCTGTGGCCCCGCCTGGCTTAGCATGCCCATGATATTTCCCGTGGTATACCTATCGCGCCGCTTAGAATCCTCAATGAGTTTCGCCCAGAACTCACCCTGCATGAGAGCGCGGGAATCACCGAGAATCCACAGTGAAGACCGCGCACGCGTGAGACCGACGTTCATACGACGGATATCTGTCATGAAACCGATACCACCTGTGGGGCTGGCACGAACGCATGAGAAAATAATGATCTCGCACTCTCGTCCTTGGAAGGCATCAGTGGTATTGAACTCGATTTCGTCCGTGATGGCGTCGCCGAAGCGCTGGGCAAACTGAGACCGCAGCCGGTACAGCTGGGCCTTGTAAGGAGTGATAATACCGATCTTGCCCTTGAGGTCGACATTGCCGTAATCGGCCTTGAAACGGCGATAAAGTTGCATGGCGACCTTGAGTTCTTCTTCGTTGACCAGAGACTGATTCTTTGGTCCCCGCTCCTGCGAGCCGCGGACGTCGAAGAAGCGGTACGGACCAAGCAAAGTACTGCGGTGCCAGGGCTGGAGGCGCGATTTGGCCATGTCGTCACCGTCTTGTAGGAGACCTTCGTAAAAGGCGGCTCTGGGGAAGGAGCTGATTTCAGGATGCATACGATACTGGGTGTCGAGGAGATGTACGTCCTTCTCGTGATTCTTCTGCATGCGGACGAACAAACTCTGGTCGTAGCCGTACCGTGCAGCGGACTGCGAGAGAACGGTAGGTGGTAACTGCTTAGGATCACCGACAAGAATGCACTTGGAGCATCCGTACTTCAGGGGAATGAGCGCACTGAGCTCCACACACTGCGCCGCCTCATCGATGATGACCGTCTCAAACTCCACGTTCAAGTTCTTGAACATCTCGTGACCGCTACCGCTGAGAGTGGCGCACAGCACCTGAGCCTTGTCCAGAATCTCCTGCTGGACCTGTCGGCGTTTGATTTCGGTCTCTCTAGCAAATGTGTTGCCGCTAGCTTTATCCGCATCGATGCGCGCTCCGATGTGCGCCTGGCGCCGCTTGAGTTCGTCGAACTCCCGCTGATATTTGTTGACCAGCTGCCTGTCGTCAATCGTGCGCGCTGCTTCCAGTTGAGGTCTGAGTTCGGCAATCTTCTGCTTGATCTCGCCCGCTTCTTGGTGCAGCTTCTCCCGGTCAGTCGGGCCTTCATCCTTGTTCAACTGAGCCTCGAGTTTCGCCTTGACCAGCTCATCAAGCGTGACATCCTTGACTGCGCTGTTGATGGCATCACTGCGACCGAGACGGACCACCTCAATTTGGTGAGTTGTTCCGTTCTGGGTCTTGACACCATTCTTCAAGCGCAACACCAATTCGTCCACAGCGGCATTACTGGGCGCGCAAACAAGCAGCTTCTTTGCTGGAGCGTTGTTCTTCGCAGCTCCGAGTCCCGGACGCCCAATGGCCACCCCAGCGGTAGGGTTTTTGAGCACGCCGGTCAGAAGACAGCCAACCATTGCCACAATGGTCTTAGTTTTACCGGTACCTGGAGGACCCTGGATAAGGGTGAACCCATCGTTCTCCTTGGCGTTCAGGATCGCCTTCGCTTGACCTGGGTTAAGATTCCAGTTTTTCATGGTGTTCTTGATGTTCTCCTCGCCAAAAGACAGCATAGGAGACGGTTCAGCCCTCAATACCTCGTCCATAAGATCATAGTACTGTAAACTTTCCAGGGCGGCATACTCGCGTTCAATGGTCGTCATGTTGGTGATCTTGACAACGGTAAACTCCGAGCCAGGCAGTAGCGCAGGTAGAATTTGGTTCCCTTTGGCATTCAGGCGGTAGACGACCTCCACATTGTCTTTTTTGTAAGTTGTCTTCCAGATACGCGAAAGACAGTGTAGCTCTTCTGGCTCTTGAAGCGGGTTTTGGCCCTTGGAAATGATGACAATATCTCCTTCAGACAATTGACGGTCTTTGTTGATTGCAACTGGAACCGACGCCGTAACTTCCATGAACTTGTCGACTGTCATGCGACTAAGTACCTTGATGCCAAAGGGCTTGGACGTGGTTTCATCCTTGGCTGTGACAAACGAGCGCCAGGCTTCATTGATGAGCAACGGAAAGAAGGTTTGCTTGTAGCTGACCGGGTCCTGGTAGGTATCCGAGACGTGATCACAACGGTACCCGTTCGGCGGATCGTTACCTTCGTGGAAGATGTCCCACTCCAAGATGGCCTGGTGCAACACATCCATAGGGGGAATAAGGCGAGCGCGCATATCCTTGGCGGACCGCTCGATCTTGACCTTCTTCACCGGTCCGCGCATCTTCTCAGCCAACAACCGATGGGCGCGACGCTCGGCCTCAGTCATATTCTTCTTTCCAGCGGCATGGAGTGTGATCAACTCGTCATCGTCAGactcatcttcgtcttccgaTGATGAACCAACCATGATCTCATCCTTCAGCACTGGGGCGTGGTCTTTGCCACGAACTccagcaacaccagccaGACCTGAGCCTTCTCCCTGGACCAGCTTCGGTGGCGCACGCAGGGCCTTTGCCCTCGCGATGGCCTCAGCATCTCGCTTGGCCTTGGCTTCTCGCTCAAGCCGCCTAgcctccttgatcttgtcggCAGCCTTTGAGTCGATTTTGGGAGGAGCCTTGGCTGGAGCCTCAGCCTTCATCGTCTCCAACAGAGCATTCTTCCGCCTCTCAGTGGCCTTCTCAAAGGCAGGCGTAAGCGAGGCAATGTGGTCTTTGAGTGATGCCTTTGAGAAATCAAGCTTTGCCTGTTTCATAACCGGCTTGACCTCCTGCTTCACAGGCTTTCCACCAACGAACTGCGCTTCGATGGCAGCATCGTCCCCGAGCGCCTTGAGTAGCTCGATCCGTTGCTCGTTGGTGAGATTCGTCTTTATGGGGTAGTCCGTTCGCCCATcagtcatcttcctcttcttcagcaTATTGTTGAGATAGGCGACTGTTTTTGGCGGAAGATCCATGCCGTTGTCTTGCAGACGCTTGATCAACTTCTTGGTGATTTCGATAATACCGGCGATAAGATATTTATCGCGGAGTTGCAACATGTCCACTAAGGGAAGCGAGTGTATTCTCGGCGGCTCCAGGACCAACTTCATGCCCTCTGAGCCGTCGTCACCGTTTGTCGCCGAGATGCTTTGAGGACTGCTAAGTGCCGAAGCCATGAGACCGTCTTGGGCGAGGAGCTTCTCTGCAAGTTCCATCACATCACGACAAAAGTCCTCCATGACTTTCTTGTCCACCTTCACGTGCCAGAGTCTCATGGATCCGAACGAGTGGCCGACGGCTCTCCATTCGCAATCCCACCATCCCTTGACGATAGCATGTTCCGCAGGGGTCAGGGTCTTGCGTCTGAGTTGACCTACAGACGGATCACTTAAGCTATTGAGCACGAATTCACAGCATTTCAACAAGTGTTGCATGTGACTCCACGGATTATTGGAGTCTTTGGCGTTGGTGATATGGTTTACGGCGCCAGTGAAGGCCTCCAGGAACTGGCTGAAGTACTCCTCAAGCATCTTATTCACGGCCTCAGATGGCGTCATCTCACCTGTGATGGCTTTGATCAACTCGAAGCCAGCTTCGCGAATGGCTTCCTCACCGTGTATTAGAGTCGCCACGATGGGCTGGATGGTGTTACTCTGCGGATCCGAGCAGAAACTGTCAAGATCAGCCGGGTTGAAGTCAGACAGGCGGCCTAACATTTTGCCAATTGCCGCCGTTTGCTGTTGAAAGCGTCTGTTGAATTTTGCATGCTCGTTCTTGAGCTGGTC includes the following:
- a CDS encoding tRNA-splicing endonuclease; translated protein: MSDKMEYPELGTADVQMAMMEMHQAFEEFPPDAHPICPLLSDDDDTDYALPDLPDANGTTVAEKQKRIADGFERRRITYGLSLLLVMPEAGKWINEWKERVNFFLTKCDQCARTWHRTRQQFIRAIDQYTSRDNAELLRNLQKNLEAFDEERITRGLKRAKFILERDGPMPTTKLVRIELWPCLALFESLCCMAYLNTNKANLEIFNYVFEHVQPKKPLKMVGGAIPTMTYFLFEEYPVHRAFAEAQWQRMLPESLTDEEWEWAVRSGLKSHILGHRGIQPPARLCRFWSGFLLILRAMSEKSILENLRGMEVQPNVYFLALENLGTNNVPALSMILKALRTLMERSSKAFWDAYDQVTPSMIVEEIFKSPAFRPFLNQSLEPDMMVEDQENNGQLIPALAEWVRAFIRSLPSARRSDVCETLLRHLFETLRVDAGAAPEAKATCILAGLVTLRECLDGYLSLPSFDTGTSLIMVNQLLNRVIQYKEVIIDATRLKAADKYNVGLSQAAIAIIQSALALDAKATLMEWDAFVKEKPVQDAVNRDSGALWESFLELVWNGQTDLAKAMLRATMPLRSIERFIPKRKDQLKNEHAKFNRRFQQQTAAIGKMLGRLSDFNPADLDSFCSDPQSNTIQPIVATLIHGEEAIREAGFELIKAITGEMTPSEAVNKMLEEYFSQFLEAFTGAVNHITNAKDSNNPWSHMQHLLKCCEFVLNSLSDPSVGQLRRKTLTPAEHAIVKGWWDCEWRAVGHSFGSMRLWHVKVDKKVMEDFCRDVMELAEKLLAQDGLMASALSSPQSISATNGDDGSEGMKLVLEPPRIHSLPLVDMLQLRDKYLIAGIIEITKKLIKRLQDNGMDLPPKTVAYLNNMLKKRKMTDGRTDYPIKTNLTNEQRIELLKALGDDAAIEAQFVGGKPVKQEVKPVMKQAKLDFSKASLKDHIASLTPAFEKATERRKNALLETMKAEAPAKAPPKIDSKAADKIKEARRLEREAKAKRDAEAIARAKALRAPPKLVQGEGSGLAGVAGVRGKDHAPVLKDEIMVGSSSEDEDESDDDELITLHAAGKKNMTEAERRAHRLLAEKMRGPVKKVKIERSAKDMRARLIPPMDVLHQAILEWDIFHEGNDPPNGYRCDHVSDTYQDPVSYKQTFFPLLINEAWRSFVTAKDETTSKPFGIKVLSRMTVDKFMEVTASVPVAINKDRQLSEGDIVIISKGQNPLQEPEELHCLSRIWKTTYKKDNVEVVYRLNAKGNQILPALLPGSEFTVVKITNMTTIEREYAALESLQYYDLMDEVLRAEPSPMLSFGEENIKNTMKNWNLNPGQAKAILNAKENDGFTLIQGPPGTGKTKTIVAMVGCLLTGVLKNPTAGVAIGRPGLGAAKNNAPAKKLLVCAPSNAAVDELVLRLKNGVKTQNGTTHQIEVVRLGRSDAINSAVKDVTLDELVKAKLEAQLNKDEGPTDREKLHQEAGEIKQKIAELRPQLEAARTIDDRQLVNKYQREFDELKRRQAHIGARIDADKASGNTFARETEIKRRQVQQEILDKAQVLCATLSGSGHEMFKNLNVEFETVIIDEAAQCVELSALIPLKYGCSKCILVGDPKQLPPTVLSQSAARYGYDQSLFVRMQKNHEKDVHLLDTQYRMHPEISSFPRAAFYEGLLQDGDDMAKSRLQPWHRSTLLGPYRFFDVRGSQERGPKNQSLVNEEELKVAMQLYRRFKADYGNVDLKGKIGIITPYKAQLYRLRSQFAQRFGDAITDEIEFNTTDAFQGRECEIIIFSCVRASPTGGIGFMTDIRRMNVGLTRARSSLWILGDSRALMQGEFWAKLIEDSKRRDRYTTGNIMGMLSQAGPQLSAAAFEALAITSTGNTRESTPSGIKREVVEVKDEDSDVQMGDRSSFRGSSPPAAAVGGSSAMGSSRPPSGRNTPSHTGNGFGSSPAPQQPQPTQYREGLPVIQETTFTPRVKKRPYEGGGGDQPGKKQHIDPIASRAPKGPRGYNPNTNNLPPRPPPQAPSDPSAMEVLGLAPPTRAPAARQQQQQQPQYDYQPQQPPQYQPRPQQGAPPPYPGHQQQRQPPAGPSRPGPPTGPSRLGGSGTGYQQQQQQQPQQQQQQQQRPPPIVKKKAPVDPFIKRKKR